From the Marivivens sp. LCG002 genome, the window AAGCCTCGCACAACGGGGCGCTTGTCGAGACATATCGCACCTATCTCCAACGGCTCTGGCGCGCGCGTTTTCTTGCCGCGAGCCTTGATCCGAACCGCAAACGGCTCATTCGGGAGCATCGGGCGATTGTCGACGCGTTGCTCAAGCGCGATCCCGATGCGGTAAAGAAAGCCATCCAAAATCACCTCGGCAATCTCTTTAGGGACGTGTCCAACGCTCTGGATCGAGAAGCCGAAGAACGCAAAACCTCAACTTCAGTCGGAGAGAATAAATGAAACTCCTTCGTTTCGGCCCCAAGGGTCAGGAAAAGCCGGGACTGCTCGGCTCGGACGGAAAAGTGCGCGATCTTTCGGGTGTCGTGCCCGATTTCGAGGGCGCGAATATCTCGCTCGAGGCGATTGCACGGATCCGCGCGCTTGATGAAAGCACCCTGCCCGTTGTCGAGAATATCGACCGTTACGGAAGCTGCGTTGCCCGCGTTCCGAACTTTTTCTGCATTGGTTTGAACTATGCCAAACACGCCGCCGAAAGCGGCATGGCGGTGCCTGCGGAACCCATCATGTTCAACAAGGCGACTTCGGCGCTCTGTGGTCCCAATGACGACGTGATCATCCCGCGCAATTCGGAAAAGTCCGACTGGGAGGTCGAGCTTGGTGTCGTGATCGGCAAGACCGCGCTCTATGTGAGCGAAGAGGACGCTCTCGATTACGTGGCGGGGTATTGCGTCATCAACGATATGTCCGAACGGGCGTTCCAGATCGAACGCGGCGGCCAGTGGGTCAAGGGCAAGTCGGCGCCGACCTTTGGTCCGACGGGTCCCTATCTTGTCACGGCGGATGAAATCCCCGATCCGCAGGTGCTTGATCTTAAACTTTCTCTTAACGGTGAGGTGGTTCAGGACTCGAACACCAACGACATGATTTTCACCGTGCGCCAGATCATTTCCTACATGAGCCAGTTCATGGAATTGCAGCCCGGTGACATCATCGCGACAGGCACTCCGTCGGGCGTTGGCATGGGCATGAAGCCGCAGCGCTTCCTCAAGCCCGGGGATGTGATGGAGCTCGAGATCGAAGGTCTCGGCCACCAGCGCCAGACCGCTGTCGCGGCCAAGTAAGGACAGGGGTTCAGGATCATGGAGGCAAGGGTATGTCACGCACTGTGAACCTGAACGCCTTTCTCTATTTTGAGTCGGTGGCGCGGCGGGGCACGATCACCCGCGCCGCCGAAGAGCTTTGCGTTTCACCCTCGGCGGTCAGCCAACAGATCAAACTTCTGGAGCAGCAGCTCGGGGTGAAGCTCTTTCGCCGTGACGGGCGGGCGGTGCGGCTTACCTTCGAGGGGAACCAGCTTTTCCAGACGTCTTCGTCGGCGATCCGTGCCCTGTTGGAGGCGCAGCGCGATCTGGGCCGTGTGCACGAACCGCTCAGGCTCAATCTTCGGGTCACGCCGAGTTTCGGCGTGCGCTGGCTCGGCCCGCGTCTGGCCGATTTTCTCGACAAGCATCCGACGCTCGAACTCCATGTGGATGCCGCGCCCGATCCTTCGGACTTTGACCGCGAGACGATCGAGCTTGATATCCGCTATGGTATCGGGATGTGGCCGGGCTATCACGCGCAGCCGATCCTGTCGGATCACATCCTGCCGCTTTGTAGCCCCGATTACTTCCGTCAGCTCAAGGGGAATACAGCCCAGGAGATGATCGACAAGGCGCGGCTGATCGACAGCGCAAGGGCCATCTGTCGTTGGGACGATTGGTGCAAGCAGAGCAAACTTCCCGTTTCGCCCAAGAGCCAGTCCATTTTGATGGATCGGTCCAGTATGGCGATCCAACTGGCCCTCGACGGGGCGGGTATCGTGCTCGAGTCGCTGGCCCTGACGGCGCAAGAGGTCGCAGAGGGACGGCTTGTGCCTGTGTTCCCAGATCTGCCTGTGCTGCGGTTCCCTGCCTATTGGGCGATCTGTCCCGCACGAAATCTCCAACGACGGCCCGTCCGCTCGTTCCTCGGTTGGGTCGAGCAACAGGTCGTCGATCATAATGCCGATGTAGAGGCGATCGTCTCTCGTCACAGCCTGAAGGTTACGGATCTGGATCTTGCCTCGGGATAAACCCTCGCCCGCAGCCCGAAGGCCGCGGGTTTTCTTTTGTTTAAATCGTATGGAGTCACTTAAATGAACCTCTCTCACATGCTTGCCGCTCGCGCTGCCGAGGGCAAACCCGTTCGGATCGGGCTTGTCGGCGCGGGAAAGTTCGGATCGATGATCCTTGCTCAGGCCAAGCATATCAAAGGCTATCACGTCGTCGGCATTGCGGACCTCGACAAGGGTAAGGCCCGCCAATCGCTCAAGCGCGTCCATTGGGAAGAGGACCAATACAGCGCAAAATCGTTGGGCGATGCCTATGACAGCGGCAAGACTTTCGTGACCGACAACGCGCAGGATCTCTTCGATTTCGACGGCATCGAATGCATCATCGAAGCGACGGGCCACCCGCTTGCGGGCACACGCCATGCGCTGGCGGCCATTGAGGCGGGAAAGCACGTGGTCATGGTGAACGTCGAAGCCGACGTGATGTGCGGCCCCTATCTCGCGGCGCGGGCGCGTGAAAAAGGCGTGATCTATTCGATGGCCTATGGCGATCAGCCTGCGGCGATCTGCGAACTGGTCGACTGGGTAAAGTCCTGCGGG encodes:
- a CDS encoding fumarylacetoacetate hydrolase family protein codes for the protein MKLLRFGPKGQEKPGLLGSDGKVRDLSGVVPDFEGANISLEAIARIRALDESTLPVVENIDRYGSCVARVPNFFCIGLNYAKHAAESGMAVPAEPIMFNKATSALCGPNDDVIIPRNSEKSDWEVELGVVIGKTALYVSEEDALDYVAGYCVINDMSERAFQIERGGQWVKGKSAPTFGPTGPYLVTADEIPDPQVLDLKLSLNGEVVQDSNTNDMIFTVRQIISYMSQFMELQPGDIIATGTPSGVGMGMKPQRFLKPGDVMELEIEGLGHQRQTAVAAK
- a CDS encoding LysR substrate-binding domain-containing protein, with the protein product MSRTVNLNAFLYFESVARRGTITRAAEELCVSPSAVSQQIKLLEQQLGVKLFRRDGRAVRLTFEGNQLFQTSSSAIRALLEAQRDLGRVHEPLRLNLRVTPSFGVRWLGPRLADFLDKHPTLELHVDAAPDPSDFDRETIELDIRYGIGMWPGYHAQPILSDHILPLCSPDYFRQLKGNTAQEMIDKARLIDSARAICRWDDWCKQSKLPVSPKSQSILMDRSSMAIQLALDGAGIVLESLALTAQEVAEGRLVPVFPDLPVLRFPAYWAICPARNLQRRPVRSFLGWVEQQVVDHNADVEAIVSRHSLKVTDLDLASG